ATACGACTCAAAAATAATCGTGCAAAAATGGTGCGACAATATTTCGAGccatttttcagttttaATTGGAAGACCTTCTTTTTGCAAGAAGACCGCCAAAGCTTTAATTGTTCGACTATCATGTTTGCGAGGTCTGCATTGGGCAGGTCCGATCAGTTGGTGACAGCTTTGAACTCGCAGAAAAGGCAATTTGTCCTCACAGCAGCCACAACAGCCTTAGGTTCATTACTTTTCAGCGAGGACAACCGGTTGGCTTCACAGATGGAGAAGGGTCTATTGCACAACAAAAATGCTGAAAATTCCGCTTCAATACCAAATACAGCGAATAAATTCTTCCTGAGACCAGAGGCCGAGTATCCTGGTCATGTACCTCTCTACACCTTTGAGAAAatgttgatgttcttggGTTCCTCAGTAGGTGCCTACACACATCCCGAGCGAAACGAGTTCATTGTAGCTTTGGGAGAGTCTACTGCCATCACTCCAGTTTTGAGACGGTTACAACATCAAATGTTGAGCGACCCTGTGGGAAGACAGATTTTGCGCGAAAGACCTAGAATGACGTCGACGTCGTTGGACTTAGAGCATCTTAGGGAATTGCCCGATAACACTATTGGTAAGACTTATGTCAAATGGTTGGACAAGGAAGGAGTCAGTCCGGACACGAGAGTTGAAGTCAAATATATtgacaatgaagaattaGCCTACATTTACCAACGTTACCGTGAATGCCATGACTTCTACCATGCCATCACGGGGTTGCCTATTATTATCGAAGGAGAAATCTCAGTGAAGGTATTTGAGTATATGAACATCGGCATTCCCATGAGTGGTTTAGGGGCCCTCTTTGCCCCCTTAAGGTTGAAAAAGAGccagaaagaaagactCTACAACATCTACTACCCATGGGCATTCAAAAGTGGCTTGAACTCCAAACCATTGATTAACGTCTACTGGGAGAATATTCTCGAAGAGGATATCGATGAGTTCAGAAAAACAATGGGAATCGAACAACCACCAGATTTGCGTAATTTGCGTAAGGAATACttcaaaaagttgaaggagGCAAAAAAGATCGTCTAGTTCCATCAGAGGGGAAACAAATCGACAATAAATTCACTAAAACCAGCAGCTAATTGTACATAGAGAACATAATGATAATTTTACGAAAAGTTTACGAAAACACGAAAAATTCTGTAATGGTTCCAAAGACAAAAACGATATCAACATTGAAAGCTTTATCAGGTCCTAACACACCACCACACACCAGGAAGCTTCCCCATACATGCTCTAGATTACCGTGAATGTTAGCCAATACTATATTATGTTGTTGAACCACGTGACATAAATATTGAATGAGGTTCCTCTAGTCATACCGGCTGGATATAGCTAGCAAGTTCGTACCGaatttttcttgaaatcatcTCGGACCTTCTAAATGCATAGACACGGATTATGTGATACTTTGGCTAGTCAATTGAGTACATACGCCATACGACTTTAATCGTGTGAGGTATGGACAGCTTATGACCCTCATCTCGTCTGCTCAGCCGCATCGCCCAATGGGGAAATTTCACCTGGGACACATCCCGGAGTCGTGAAACGAAACACCTAATGAAAACAGTCAATGGTTGTTATTTGGAGTAGTTGTTATCAATTGAAGCCATGTCACAATTTCTCTACCAATACTTTCTCAAGAGGGTAAGTACAGTGTTTTCAATTCGCGTTGAGTTAGTATATAAGCATGTTTGATTTCGAGAATCTGAGAATATCTATGCTAAATAAGAATTCGATGAGGTTTATGAATTGAATTCCTATGTCAGATTTACATTTCAATCTCATGCTATCATATATCAATTGTATACGGAATGTATAAAATAGTTCAAAATTGTTCACGATGATTATCTGTACTAACTTTTCAGACCAACTTGGACCATGTTTTCCCTGTGGGGCCCGAAGAGGATCCTTACTTTGAAGAGATTCCACCCGAGGAACTCCATTTCTACCAGAGAAAGGGTGCcaaaagaaagaggaagTTGCCTAGTGTCATTCCCAAACACGACTTGGATATCTTGAACTCGGTCAAGCGGAAGGCTTATCGTTTGGACCTACAACTTAGTATCTGTGGATTGAGACTTGGATGGGCTGGTATCATAGGATTGATTCCATGGATTGGAGATGTGATTTCGTTGATGTTTGCTCTACAGATTCTACACGCCGCTCAGCGAATCGAAGGAGGACTTCCTCCATCATTGCAGCTGAAAATGATAGCCAACATTGCACTTGATTTTGGTTTGGGGTTGATTCCTTTACTTGGTGATTTCTGTAATATTCTCTACAAGTGCAATTCGAGAAACTTTATTCTACTCGAAAAGTATCTTGTTCAGAAACACGGTGGTATTCCGGTGAAGGCTCATTCGGCGGAAAAGAGTAAAAAGGCGTCAGACTTCCCCAATGATGGCGCGAATCATAAAGGAGTTTCTAATGTACCAAACAGTGCTCCTAATGGTTCTGAGAAGAATCAACATTCTGTACAAAATTCTGTCTGACGTTGACTGTTCTGTTTACACAGCTGATAGCAAAGATTGCAGCTAGTAAAAACAATTCATGATGTACAAATATAAGTATTGTAACAATCATAGATAAGTATTGTATGCTGACGAAGAAACGTAACATGATATCTTCcggttttcttttctgtctCTTAAATGTAATAGTAAATTTTCTACGGTATTACTACATTCACTCAAGATTCAGGTATTCCAACTCGAGAACATCCAAGCGCAGCTTGAAGTCGTCGATGAACATCTTTAGCTGATCGAGTTTCATGAACTCAAGCTCTAATTGCGTACAGTTGTCAAGTAATGTTTCTACGTGGTCCAATTCATCTTGCAAGTGTAATTGGTCTTCGAAGTAATTGTTTTCAATGAGTTTCTGCTTGCTGAGAATGGACTGATATGTTGTGTCCGCCATAGTAGATACATGGTCATTGATCTTGTAGATGAGATAATCATAAGAAAGAGCGAGCTTACGAAGCTCGAGTGGGTCAGGGTCGTCTTCTGAGTCTCTGGACTCGTAATCTCTCGTAGTTGTGGCATTTGCGGAACCATCAATATCGACACTGGAATCCAAATACACATTGGTCGAGTTTCTTGCACTCCCACCTTCATTTGATTGTACTGGATCAAAACTCAGAACATCTCCAGATATCCCATTCTGATCCGCAAAAGAAGACCCAAATTCAGacattgatgaaaatgaccAGCAGGACAGATGATTGCAGCCTGATGAACTGTGAATATCTCTTTCTACGGTAAAAGCCGAAGAAGATAAACTTCAATGTGAATTAGAGGCTGATTCCTTAATTATGCGCACAACACAATCTGAGTTCTCCTAATTATACTACCATACTGTACTTCCGTAGAAATAGTATTAGAGTGGCGGAGGCTTTTCGTATCGAGATTATCAATTGTCAATTCACTATATGTGGCTGTTAGACCCGTATTCCTCTCATCCGTACTCTAATACTCTTACCTCTAAACGTTAACTATGGCACTTCTGATTTTCCAAGCTCTTCTTGACTGCGCTCGCTACTTTATGCTGGCTCTCTGTGGGCGAAAAAAGGGAGCTCCACACAAAGTGAAATATcactttcttttccaatagCACCAGAGTATCGTTCTAAACCATTGAATAGCTTAGAGTGTCAGCCATGTCATCGTCCGGCTCGTACTCGCTCCAGAGCATCAACCCCAAACTCCTCCGGAGAATCTGTAAGTATTGAGCCAGTATGAGATCTCGTCTAATGAAGAGCTAGATGTAACGTCAAACGTTTATCTTGTCGTAACAGCAAATATCAAACGTAGCAAATCAATCATATCTCAATCAATCATATCTCAATCCTACTTATCAGAGAGATCAATCATGGTGTTGAATTTGAGAAACattcttgatgatattCACTTAATCAGTATCAGTTCCATCAATGGACCATTCCATATCTACAGCACTATACCAGTCATTATGTTATTCTTCTATATCATTTTGAACATTATCAATCGCATCGTAATAATCAAATGCCAAGTTCCGGAACCATCTTCTAGTATTGAAATCTTAACGATCATCATTCTACATATTCGGGGGCCCCCCGTTATCACCCACTCATATCGTGATATTGTCTTTACTGATTACTCATTATCATTCTATCATTGAATTCTATGATGATCACTATTTTCGCTGTAAAAAGTCTCAttcattcttgaaatctcATCTACCATGCTATTCAACATACTAACTTATTCAGACCGTGCGTGCAGACCTTCGAACTCCGAGCCCAACTTGGCTCTCAACTTGGAGATCTGTGATTACGTGAATGCCAAACAGGGCTCTATTCCTCGTGAAGCTGCCATAGCAATCGTCAAGTTGATCTCTCAAAGAGATGCCCAAACTTCAGAGTTAGCCATCTCCTTGTTGgacaacttggtcaagaaCTGTGGATATCCGTTCCATTTGCAGATCTCCCGTAAggagttcttgaacgaatTGGTCAAGCGGTTCCCAGAAAGACCTCCCATACGTTATACGCGAGTCCAGAGACTCATCTTGGCCCAGATCGAGGAATGGTACCAGACTATCTGTAGAACTTCCAAGTACAAAGACGACTTTGGCTACATCAAGGACATGCACCGTTTGTTGAGCAATAAAGGATATATCTTTCCCGAGGTCAAAGTCGAGGACGCAGCTGTTTTGAACCCTTCTGATAATTTGAAGTCATTAGACGATatccagaaggaagagGCTGTTGTACACAGTGCCAAATTGCAAGAGATGATCAGAAGAGGTAGACCTCAAGACTTGCAAGAggccaacaagttgatgaagatcatGGCTGGTTTCAAGGACGACAACGTCGCCGAGAATAAGAAACAGCTTACCGACGATGTAGCACGtttgagaagaaaagtCGAGATCTTGGCGGAGATGTTGAACACGATCCTGAGCTCCAACAGCAAGATTGAAGACTCCAACGAGGctattgtagaattgtaTTCATCTGTGAAGAGTTCTCAGCCGATTGTCACCAAAATCATCGAAAATGACAACggtgatgaagaatatgtCCAGGAACTCTTGGGCTTGAacgacaacatcaacttggtTATTAATAAGttccagttgttgaagaatggcAAATTAGACGAAGCTTCTCAGATTAAAGTTTCCAGTGGTTCTGGCGCAGGATCCAATGCAGCCGAAGTTAACTTGATCGATttcgacgatgacgacaCTCCCGTAGGCTCCAACCAAGCCGAAGACCAGGGCtacaacgacttgttgagcGACTTATCGAACTTGGCATTCACATCTAACGATGCCTCTAAGAGTAACAACAGCAGTAG
This window of the Scheffersomyces stipitis CBS 6054 chromosome 6, complete sequence genome carries:
- a CDS encoding predicted protein (go_function protein transporter activity~go_component clathrin coat of trans-Golgi network vesicle; Golgi stack~go_process intracellular protein transport; protein complex assembly; intra-Golgi transport), producing the protein MSSSGSYSLQSINPKLLRRIYRACRPSNSEPNLALNLEICDYVNAKQGSIPREAAIAIVKLISQRDAQTSELAISLLDNLVKNCGYPFHLQISRKEFLNELVKRFPERPPIRYTRVQRLILAQIEEWYQTICRTSKYKDDFGYIKDMHRLLSNKGYIFPEVKVEDAAVLNPSDNLKSLDDIQKEEAVVHSAKLQEMIRRGRPQDLQEANKLMKIMAGFKDDNVAENKKQLTDDVARLRRKVEILAEMLNTISSSNSKIEDSNEAIVELYSSVKSSQPIVTKIIENDNGDEEYVQELLGLNDNINLVINKFQLLKNGKLDEASQIKVSSGSGAGSNAAEVNLIDFDDDDTPVGSNQAEDQGYNDLLSDLSNLAFTSNDASKSNNSSSNTANINLFGAGGSIALGDLSNNSTPAPTLQHPQPTTNASGNAGNSLDLLGDLNSPSQQLQSNTSAQLDPFGLNFPSSTPSQVQNQLGQFSGSTIAISSSSVLKVEVSVAPNSSNQFFQGRALFSNVQAQTISNFKFLIAVPKSCKLDLRPQTGDTIYGFTNNSISQDFTIENSLDKQLKIKWKAEYTIGGETKDETGVSVLNN
- a CDS encoding predicted protein; the encoded protein is SEDDPDPLELRKLALSYDYLIYKINDHVSTMADTTYQSILSKQKLIENNYFEDQLHLQDELDHVETLLDNCTQLELEFMKLDQLKMFIDDFKSRLDVLELEYSNLE
- a CDS encoding predicted protein; translation: MSQFLYQYFLKRTNLDHVFPVGPEEDPYFEEIPPEELHFYQRKGAKRKRKLPSVIPKHDLDILNSVKRKAYRLDLQLSICGLRLGWAGIIGLIPWIGDVISLMFALQILHAAQRIEGGLPPSLQSKMIANIALDFGLGLIPLLGDFCNILYKCNSRNFILLEKYLVQKHGGIPVKAHSAEKSKKASDFPNDGANHKGVSNVPNSAPNGSEKNQHSVQNSV
- a CDS encoding predicted protein, which gives rise to MFARSALGRSDQLVTALNSQKRQFVLTAATTALGSLLFSEDNRLASQMEKGLLHNKNAENSASIPNTANKFFSRPEAEYPGHVPLYTFEKMLMFLGSSVGAYTHPERNEFIVALGESTAITPVLRRLQHQMLSDPVGRQILRERPRMTSTSLDLEHLRELPDNTIGKTYVKWLDKEGVSPDTRVEVKYIDNEELAYIYQRYRECHDFYHAITGLPIIIEGEISVKVFEYMNIGIPMSGLGALFAPLRLKKSQKERLYNIYYPWAFKSGLNSKPLINVYWENILEEDIDEFRKTMGIEQPPDLRNLRKEYFKKLKEAKKIV